Proteins encoded in a region of the Oncorhynchus gorbuscha isolate QuinsamMale2020 ecotype Even-year unplaced genomic scaffold, OgorEven_v1.0 Un_scaffold_645, whole genome shotgun sequence genome:
- the LOC124019624 gene encoding TLC domain-containing protein 4-B-like isoform X2 codes for MGDSFFVCHHLAALYAYGYVLSRGVLPYFANFRLISELSTPFVNQRWFYEVLKYPRSDRLVVANGMAMAVVFFMVRIFVMPPYWARVFATFGTEAFERLGIGAQVAWITSCIALDILNTIWMYKIARGCYKVMMGARGRKAKEVSPLKQNHVNNHTD; via the exons ATGGGGGACAGCTTTTTTGTCTGCCACCACTTGGCGGCGCTCTATGCATATGGATATGTCTTG TCTCGTGGTGTGCTTCCCTATTTCGCCAACTTCCGTCTCATTTCAGAGTTATCCACACCTTTTGTGAACCAAAG GTGGTTCTACGAGGTGCTGAAGTACCCTCGCTCGGACCGCTTGgttgtggccaacggcatggcCATGGCAGTGGTCTTCTTCATGGTGCGCATCTTCGTCATGCCTCCCTACTGGGCCCGGGTGTTTGCCACCTTCGGAACGGAGGCCTTTGAGCGCTTGGGCATCGGTGCTCAGGTGGCCTGGATAACATCCTGTATCGCCCTGGACATCCTCAACACCATCTGGATGTACAAGATCGCCCGCGGCTGCTACAAGGTCATGATGGGCGCCCGCGGCAGGAAGGCCAAAGAGGTCTCCCCGCTCAAGCAGAACCATGTGAATAACCACACAGACTAA